One window of the Flavobacteriales bacterium genome contains the following:
- a CDS encoding GIY-YIG nuclease family protein, which produces MYFVYILYSSNIDKYYVGQTENLERRLSEHNTRKNLGASDWQIKYFETFENRSEAVKRESEIKAKKRRTYLEWLISKV; this is translated from the coding sequence ATGTATTTCGTTTACATCTTATATTCTTCCAATATCGACAAATACTATGTCGGTCAAACTGAAAATTTGGAACGCAGATTATCTGAACACAACACAAGGAAAAATCTTGGTGCTTCTGATTGGCAAATCAAATATTTTGAAACCTTTGAGAATAGAAGCGAAGCTGTAAAAAGAGAATCTGAAATCAAAGCTAAAAAAAGAAGAACATATTTAGAATGGTTAATTTCTAAAGTTTAA
- a CDS encoding aldo/keto reductase, with product MEYRRLGKSGLQLSELSLGSWLTFGKQIENNTAEDLMKIAYDNGVNFFDNAEIYARGESEIVMGKVLKKMKWDRDSYCVSSKVFFGFRGTENTKPNQNGLSRKHVFEACHQALDRLKVDYLDLFFCHRPDKNTPIEETVWAMHNLITQGKILYWGTSEWSAQEIMEAHMVAKQYNLIGPTMEQPQYNMLHRAKVEVEFDQIYKTVGLGTTIWSPLASGVLTGKYNQNKDPKGTRLNMEGMDWLKKSVLEKENIKKAEKLSVLAKELGMSLPVLAIAWCLKNQQVSTVILGASKTAQLKENFKAIDAKNKLTPDVIEQIEKILNNKPVIPTF from the coding sequence ATGGAATACAGAAGATTAGGAAAGTCAGGTTTACAATTGAGTGAATTATCGTTAGGGAGTTGGTTAACTTTTGGTAAGCAAATAGAAAACAATACTGCCGAAGATTTAATGAAAATTGCCTACGATAATGGTGTTAATTTTTTTGATAACGCCGAAATTTATGCTCGTGGAGAATCTGAAATAGTGATGGGAAAGGTGCTGAAGAAAATGAAATGGGACAGGGATTCTTATTGTGTTTCGAGTAAAGTATTTTTTGGTTTTAGAGGTACTGAAAATACAAAACCCAACCAAAATGGCTTAAGTAGAAAACATGTTTTTGAGGCTTGCCACCAAGCATTAGACAGACTAAAAGTGGATTATTTAGATTTGTTTTTCTGTCATAGACCCGACAAAAATACACCCATTGAAGAAACCGTTTGGGCGATGCACAACCTCATTACACAAGGTAAAATTTTATACTGGGGAACATCTGAATGGAGTGCTCAAGAAATTATGGAAGCACACATGGTTGCTAAACAGTACAATTTAATTGGTCCTACCATGGAGCAACCACAATACAACATGCTACACAGAGCAAAAGTAGAAGTAGAATTTGACCAAATATATAAAACGGTTGGTTTAGGAACTACGATTTGGTCTCCTTTAGCTTCGGGAGTGTTAACGGGTAAATACAATCAAAATAAAGACCCAAAAGGAACTCGACTTAACATGGAAGGAATGGATTGGTTAAAAAAATCTGTTTTAGAAAAAGAAAACATTAAAAAAGCTGAAAAACTAAGTGTTTTAGCGAAAGAGTTGGGAATGAGTTTACCCGTTTTAGCTATTGCTTGGTGTCTAAAAAACCAACAGGTGAGCACGGTTATTCTTGGAGCAAGTAAAACTGCTCAACTTAAAGAAAACTTTAAAGCCATTGATGCAAAAAACAAATTAACACCTGACGTTATCGAACAAATTGAAAAGATTTTAAATAACAAGCCTGTGATACCAACATTTTAA
- a CDS encoding RidA family protein, with protein sequence MSDKINSNKAPKPMGLYPHARKVGNLLFLSGVGPRAAGSGSEEANIPGLKYDKNGNYEAFDFEAQCRSVFDNVRVILEESGSDWDKIVDVTVFLTDMKRDFKTYNRVYAEYFNTNQPCRTTVEVNALPSPICIELKCIATI encoded by the coding sequence ATGTCAGATAAAATAAACTCAAACAAAGCACCAAAACCAATGGGGTTATATCCTCATGCTCGTAAGGTGGGTAATTTATTGTTTTTATCGGGTGTTGGTCCGAGAGCAGCTGGTTCGGGTAGCGAAGAAGCCAACATACCAGGCTTAAAGTATGATAAAAACGGTAACTACGAGGCTTTTGATTTTGAAGCTCAATGCCGTTCGGTGTTTGATAATGTTAGAGTAATTTTAGAAGAATCTGGTTCTGACTGGGATAAAATTGTGGATGTTACAGTTTTTTTAACTGACATGAAACGTGATTTTAAAACCTACAACCGAGTTTATGCCGAATATTTTAATACCAATCAGCCTTGTAGAACTACCGTTGAGGTAAATGCATTGCCATCACCAATTTGTATTGAATTAAAGTGTATTGCTACAATTTAA
- a CDS encoding tetratricopeptide repeat protein, translating into MKLYSIIICCLLMGCSDSSLENKEQNKEEVIVIDEYTLSAEEELLSTEEKSMKSAEFAMAGLDKHNEKKYVEAIVIYIKAIAFDPNNSINYNWRGNSMVALGDYDKAIKDYSKSIELSLPGGNEYGYSGRAYAKLLKSDFEGAIKDYSLAIFYNEDEVYFFNRGLAKYYLKDYVGSIEDCTKAIELNEHNIDAYGIRADSKFELGDKSGACLDWKYAKSQNHKEDLEREKYCK; encoded by the coding sequence ATGAAACTATACTCCATAATTATTTGTTGTCTTTTAATGGGCTGTTCTGATTCCTCATTAGAAAATAAAGAACAGAATAAAGAAGAAGTTATTGTTATCGATGAATATACATTAAGTGCTGAGGAAGAATTATTAAGTACTGAAGAAAAAAGTATGAAAAGCGCAGAATTTGCAATGGCAGGACTTGATAAACATAATGAAAAGAAATATGTTGAAGCAATTGTTATTTATATTAAAGCAATAGCTTTTGACCCTAATAATAGTATAAATTATAATTGGAGAGGTAATTCCATGGTAGCATTAGGTGATTATGATAAAGCTATTAAAGATTATAGTAAATCAATTGAGCTTTCGTTGCCAGGTGGAAATGAATATGGATATTCTGGCAGGGCATATGCTAAGCTCCTCAAAAGTGACTTTGAAGGTGCTATAAAAGATTATTCTTTAGCAATTTTTTATAATGAAGATGAGGTCTATTTTTTTAATAGAGGATTGGCTAAATATTACTTAAAAGATTATGTCGGTTCGATTGAAGATTGTACTAAAGCTATTGAATTAAATGAACATAATATTGATGCTTATGGAATAAGAGCAGATTCAAAATTTGAATTGGGAGATAAGTCTGGAGCATGCTTAGATTGGAAATATGCTAAGAGTCAGAACCACAAAGAAGATTTAGAAAGAGAAAAATACTGTAAATAA